A stretch of the Cheilinus undulatus linkage group 11, ASM1832078v1, whole genome shotgun sequence genome encodes the following:
- the LOC121518012 gene encoding keratin, type II cytoskeletal 8-like, with amino-acid sequence MSSSTVTKSFTVSSRRSGGGSGGSTRNYSSFSSTGGGGRGFGARSVIVGGGKVLVSGGGVGLAGIGYGGAGYGGYRYGGGGGVSRYSVSSYGGSSAFGAGGGGAAGGAGSAFGAFGAGSFGGPGGFGGPGIPQITQVQVNQSLLTPVPIDIDPNIQTIRTQEKEQIKNLNNRFVGFIDQVRFLEQQNKMLETKWSLLQDQTTTHSNIDAMFEAYIANLRRQVDGLGNEKVKLEGELRNMQGLVEDFKNKYEDEINKRAAVENEFVLLKKDVDGAYMNKVELEAKVDALQDEINFLRAVYEAELAELQGQIKDTTVIVEMNNARGLEMDQIVAEVKAQYDEIAQRNRADAECWYEQKFQEMQASAGQAGDDLRNTKTEIAELNRMISRLQNEIEAVKGQRANLEAQIAEAEERGELAVKDAKLRIKELEEALQRAKQDMARQVREYQELMNVKLALDIEIATYKKLLEGEETRIATGGVPCNIIVQQTSSSVSAGGGGGGGMGGYGGSGMGSGMGGGMGGYGGGFGSGFGSGFGSGYGGGIISGSGISGGGISGSNIGGGGVGTVSYSKTSSSRTSRRVV; translated from the exons ATGAGTTCTTCTACAGTCACCAAATCCTTCACCGTTTCTTCAAGGCGCAGTGGAGGGGGCAGTGGTGGTAGTACTCGTAATTACAGTAGTTTTAGCTCTACTGGTGGGGGTGGTCGAGGATTTGGTGCAAGATCGGTAATTGTAGGCGGTGGTAAAGTGTTAGTGtctggtggtggtgttggcTTAGCTGGTATTGGATATGGTGGTGCTGGCTACGGTGGCTACAGATacggtggtggtggtggtgttagTAGGTACAGTGTTAGCAGTTATGGTGGCAGCAGTGCTTTCGGTGCTGGTGGTGGTGGCGCTGCTGGTGGTGCTGGTAGTGCTTTCGGTGCTTTCGGTGCTGGCAGTTTCGGTGGTCCTGGCGGTTTCGGTGGTCCTGGCATACCGCAAATcacacaagtccaagtcaacCAAAGCCTGCTGACCCCTGTTCCCATCGACATCGACCCCAACATCCAGACCATCCGAACCCAGGAGAAGGAGCAGATCAAAAACCTCAACAACCGCTTTGTCGGCTTCATTGACCAG GTGCGCTTCCTGGAGCAGCAGAACAAAATGCTGGAAACCAAGTGGAGCCTGCTGCAGGATCAGACCACCACCCACTCCAACATCGATGCCATGTTTGAGGCTTACATCGCCAACCTCCGCAGACAGGTCGACGGGCTCGGCAATGAGAAGGTGAAGCTTGAGGGAGAGCTGAGGAACATGCAGGGACTGGTAGAGGACTTCAAGAACAA ATATGAGGATGAAATCAACAAACGTGCTGCTGTGGAGAATGAGTTTGTGCTTCTTAAGAAG GATGTTGACGGCGCCTACATGAACAAGGTTGAGCTGGAAGCCAAGGTTGACGCCCTTCAGGATGAGATCAACTTCCTCAGAGCTGTCTATGAAGCA GAACTGGCTGAGCTCCAGGGACAGATCAAGGACACTACAGTCATTGTTGAGATGAACAACGCCCGTGGCCTGGAAATGGACCAAATTGTGGCTGAAGTCAAGGCTCAGTACGATGAAATCGCCCAACGCAACCGTGCTGATGCTGAGTGTTGGTACGAGCAAAAG TTCCAGGAGATGCAGGCTTCTGCAGGCCAGGCTGGAGATGATCTTCGCAACACCAAGACTGAGATCGCTGAGCTGAACCGTATGATCAGCCGCCTCCAGAACGAGATCGAGGCAGTCAAGGGACAG CGTGCCAATCTGGAGGCCCAGATTGCCGAGGCTGAGGAGCGTGGAGAGCTGGCAGTCAAGGACGCTAAGCTACGCATCAAGGAACTGGAGGAGGCCCTGCAGAGAGCCAAACAGGACATGGCCCGCCAGGTCCGCGAGTACCAGGAGCTCATGAACGTCAAGCTGGCTCTGGATATTGAGATCGCCACCTACAAGAAACTGCTGGAGGGAGAGGAGACCAG AATTGCAACTGGTGGTGTACCATGCAACATCATCGTGCAGCAGACAAGCAGCA GCGTCAGTGCTGGTGGCGGCGGCGGCGGCGGCATGGGCGGCTATGGTGGCAGCGGCATGGGCAGCGGCATGGGCGGCGGCATGGGCGGCTATGGCGGTGGCTTTGGCAGTGGCTTTGGCAGTGGCTTTGGCAGTGGCTATGGTGGCGGCATCATCAGCGGCAGCGGCATCAGCGGCGGCGGCATCAGCGGCAGCAACATCGGTGGAGGTGGCGTTGGCACTGTGTCATATTCAAAAACCAGCTCAAGCCGCACCTCCCGCCGTGTGGTTTAA